In one Mycoplasmopsis canis PG 14 genomic region, the following are encoded:
- a CDS encoding MAG3720 family protein: protein MKEKLFITFNINKKNLQISSILKTNNNFIKHQKDQVNTFENLEELNNFIYTYTHSLSNKEYNDLFINFIFEDNFFNKIYFQKQELSFTTYEEFLSKNKNSIVKNNNSWTLNSDIYKFKLTNNGTSKTYNQFPENTDYEYLNVFSSSLNVDRSEEIDKFFLKLVADLDEIKKKMSCSVRIVTASQVLASEYKNENTHYLLELNDEYISVNIVRNGVILYNEYINLPFQDILELIAKKFQIKTCEAKYRVKYILNEIISSSSTSYTFDEINLNIKKILLNIQKKLTDKVDETIIKLKDEFNLNEVKFVLNENKFNFLLSKILERKYAKLNFKVSVKEVEANQSLNLIKFIDHKVISLIKLIDEIGQNQSISSKTITTEIVVNKVIDKKSPGNIFWNFLSNIFGLKKVF from the coding sequence ATGAAGGAAAAATTATTTATAACTTTTAATATAAATAAAAAAAACTTACAAATTTCCTCAATTTTAAAAACAAACAACAATTTTATAAAACACCAAAAAGATCAGGTTAACACCTTCGAAAATCTTGAAGAATTAAATAATTTTATATATACTTATACTCATTCTTTATCTAATAAAGAATACAATGATCTCTTTATAAACTTTATTTTTGAAGACAACTTCTTTAATAAAATTTATTTTCAAAAACAAGAATTATCATTCACAACTTATGAAGAATTTTTATCAAAAAATAAAAATTCAATAGTAAAAAATAATAACTCATGAACTTTAAATTCTGATATTTATAAATTCAAACTAACAAATAATGGCACTTCAAAGACTTATAATCAATTTCCGGAAAATACAGATTATGAGTACTTAAATGTTTTTTCATCAAGTCTAAACGTAGACAGGAGTGAAGAAATTGATAAATTTTTCTTAAAACTAGTTGCAGATCTCGATGAAATTAAGAAAAAAATGAGTTGTTCAGTTAGAATAGTAACAGCATCACAAGTATTAGCTAGCGAATACAAAAATGAGAATACCCATTATTTATTAGAATTAAATGATGAATATATATCAGTAAATATTGTTAGAAATGGTGTTATTTTATACAATGAATATATAAATCTTCCTTTCCAAGATATATTGGAATTAATAGCTAAAAAATTCCAAATAAAAACATGTGAAGCGAAATACAGAGTAAAATACATTCTTAACGAAATTATTTCTTCAAGTAGTACTAGCTATACTTTTGATGAAATAAACTTAAATATTAAGAAGATATTGCTAAATATTCAAAAAAAATTAACCGACAAAGTTGATGAAACAATAATTAAATTAAAAGACGAATTCAACTTAAATGAAGTTAAATTCGTATTAAATGAGAATAAATTTAACTTTCTTTTATCTAAGATTTTAGAAAGAAAATACGCAAAACTAAATTTTAAAGTTTCTGTAAAAGAAGTTGAAGCAAATCAGTCATTAAATTTAATTAAGTTTATTGACCATAAAGTGATCAGTTTAATTAAATTAATTGATGAAATCGGACAAAACCAATCAATTTCATCTAAAACAATAACAACCGAAATTGTTGTTAATAAAGTTATCGACAAAAAATCTCCAGGTAATATATTTTGAAATTTTTTATCAAATATTTTTGGTTTAAAAAAAGTTTTCTAA
- a CDS encoding SGNH/GDSL hydrolase family protein, whose amino-acid sequence MKKRKNLLMSMMALAISASIVTACKAPGSSEPIKSGGSDIKVASKDKVDTNTPGKPSGAISPVERNNGILGGQNNSGNQISEIDFPRKRSKNFISANTKIKYVAIGDSITAGFDGSLPEDYKGKLEKDGSISGLSYASYLARMLNQNQRIASFDNFAVSGSRTLDWIKLFEIEYPNTPSDETIERIFPNHHSLKAYIIKKLQESNLITFTLGANDFFGLFFETINDSKALNIINKFLSKKPVLNDAIVFINKLFQVTLPEIKNRLIKFIQYLKEVAPHSNINLISYPMPMQMLFNILNEYISKELFNNSIDIKAGNILSEVINDNLKQISEITSINYIQAYNPNFWTNNAKEITSIFFDIHPGTKGYKKLATDIYLKITKENLNEKYYSKYDFNKEYLKSDSNTSEYQIEVTNSDEVVIGKNSLDFMNKVTDYENHINSKRSPYNFAKRISGLTKIFDHYVQEVFGFLTDNNFYNSIDPQGMLKNILLKKSSHGGTFFSAIISKIIASENLNNILGNIQNQINALIDQNNLNLETLKKVFVANIINLDNIALVINTLAESELINNDKNEISSALKNVVSNIIANYKTNIVSLIASPILDKLKGIEFNKEEFSNLLEEIISSSDFRQLIDKFIDIFIFNSNDFKDLSSITEFIKAFFKNDQNNTEIAKLINDNLKNIIQNEKVQTFVSNLIFSYLESNHLSKGITSEQINLAVADIFKLAQNLNEEFNIINLFIKNTLNELSIHGLGNISNVIPGAILGSLQELFSSDNTENNIVKLVKTLANSDLAARHNGLLKQLIINLFEDQNISKFSAAITSALLSNKTVAKYVTESNLNSLVSKLMSFSETKSLLTSAIDSTITNYEAFKNVTSTNEIILKVLGSLDFDSIKTNSISLVNNTRNSDEFKNVVKDILIRFLSNYIPEINDTHHQFISELINDLNTIVTELNIVEPLITKFFEFINNAKTSSNFVKSLETLGSELIKVLKERSLTNPIELIKRILKKEYVQNNPSYLAILTKVLYSELHNSGLLVDLINNDLAKVLESEPVINYVDKDEIITFVLRFLNNGESSKIIEKSILAVISNPLLLDNINNQKELVNSLLINTNIKDLLKTNLKELFIDLLDEISLNKTLSKSLIELSKNSAFPVESKFSPLIEKVIPSLLSVLEKTNKYSNFVSAIFDALSSSNNIDQIAGNLLNNLSTAFDIKDINLYKWILNSPLFVEHKELLKEFIKLFISKLKENNFLDLIKNSIPDELPLGITKAELNQTLSSLAQNENLHNILNSSIDHLFVKIDELKIIKTPVEGLKIILGDNTFLNSIKNDLTPFINTIKNDTTITKLVTYFVNSIFKNEKYSWVLDNVNEKEKFIQNTYLAVSGEIQNLNIIEHIFSGITKFINLENNNDLNKLADSIIDEILTEFNETKLETNIVRIIKSLSAGYFEQNKDSLIQVTKNIYNHFTSSIENLTTITNPLFQKHSSKIEEFISLNDLNSFILSLLNDESLKDYIFSEISSLFSSSGRFSDVTNISDIVLKIIKGLNKDSLKTFIKSLISKFNDDKYKTLIATILTNIIKTKYTEIYDENETLSFMKNLISDLFVAEQKLMIKDSFIDGFVDAITKDSNSSYNDLLQSIKQYISSWSGSFTNKLTEKSSELINYLFNSNIFAHNKAYFFRIIKFAAKYIIQNSDFLLDTFNNFLIQNNLLDSSNKITQSQFVKFKEFILEINDFDSNISIIDKTLSLTDEEISNINSLDSLTNTLGNKLIKAINFTDYKFVKAVLSSRFVKEEKELIKNVFIKLIDKYLKENELRKLIPDSLFNDISRALNVESAQFRDLVINIFSSTSMNNVLKKMINKLLDNTDTLKINSTYNDLVKSIFSLEGFKSEIQSDFVQIIKEQLSRTDFKNWLKTLILNFLNNESLAPYFNGVNNKDTLAENIISIYDILDKRLELSNVLFDTLFEALKTNGYKLNISSIIQSLFSAVKLKITSTNNSEELVINLIKDIAKSNLFSSDQNDLVIIFNNIIENLGNSDVINNIIDNIPENIKNKILEFFPLEDLKTLANFILRNSNFKSIVENALRTLFSRINELNSISSYTDLFKKLFEIINIETLETSIKGLIHDLLNTEEIHSSLHRVLKQTLRSLGVNVDQTEMDGFILLIAQNSNEIVNKINIIDPIITKFFEKLKLAKTRNSFEEMSTDFASIVPEVSSIIQTTVTSNPKEFIDKILSIDFIRQNKNTFNSLISQLIIGLKNKGTLLQVISIEIDKINPSSPFLQILDKESIKLFINIILESDNLNSLINSVTPELLANTEWLNFLNNPFELFKKLLSNNKIRDAFKVFLENASLNIPRNNKTTQLVLNLIDNISRKYGVNLNGINKTNLVNGFLTNTIPFIRDLGLWPNILDNTINFILNSNNFNEVSTKISSYLNNSIRYNEFDLYKKFFIHFEFIKNDKEGFVNIVERIYNKLIDNGTLRSFFTTEISKLAFANKYSISNEELNQLFDSIFKDPTFVNRAKNMLSILVDNWNIFKESNSFKDLIKRISNIPAIETQGKELISYILNKLLDHPSLKSILSRIIVREINSSSYSKIFKGISNPETMISNLLPIFKIIDKHLLISSNLVNDIYAKVKIDYETISLNTIIESLSNSAKTFFNNENFDASFTAMFKEIINHNEVQNRKNDVIQIIGNISETVFDQIDFGNLIWSSLPESAKTFTVNNLISQQQFTRIFNDILESSSIRELVNDIATYVLSNKDQFANTNSILDIVKVYISVESNQNNFKTRVLTIIKNGFKKQGTVEAVRSILEKAFTFLGINNNEYADDIINKLSNGFAEFLERQQIFEKALTGVINQLKTTNNFRDIPTEVVNGLLNEVKPSDFNTIKRIFNDPLVQQNKTAMLSLVLEAIGNFLDNEQKIRDIISNLGLASVLVSSNTNIDRSLINDMLVLAVKNPDLRDALKISLSDFIERASVYNKNESWLAALNTLMKTPRSGELKAKFTNWVKSILTNPDNRLTQGVAQVLISKFRDAGIMLEFTSDASMMNSIVAQFFRALSERRELSTIIDKIYENVKSIDFERIGKENIKLVKNAITNGAFSIILTDDQRNISFHKLLSQFDFLQYLIDRIGDNNYVRLIHRMFETSDRQRMTGVYAFIKNQLIGGGGGGSNQSGGGAQSPEDAPYGFSFDESIFTVVERTKKLISVLFRPVFRDMFLTASTGNYNFSNPQANMHYKVLYRMAALMLWFIHDKAVSGFAFWNGTSLDVESVFVSALDDAFLTAKGWYPNQFNRLNSSQRQAVGATYSGSYNWDFIVGNRSINTRLSNYWSDQLFAYVYYRNGNRDRYSGKSMTDALLDSLRDGWLRRHR is encoded by the coding sequence ATGAAAAAAAGAAAAAATTTATTGATGTCAATGATGGCATTAGCAATTAGTGCTAGTATTGTGACAGCATGTAAGGCGCCAGGTTCATCAGAACCGATAAAGTCAGGTGGTAGCGATATAAAGGTTGCTAGCAAAGACAAGGTAGATACAAATACACCAGGTAAACCTAGTGGAGCTATTTCACCAGTAGAAAGAAATAATGGTATTTTAGGCGGTCAAAATAATTCAGGAAATCAAATATCAGAAATAGACTTTCCAAGAAAAAGATCTAAAAACTTTATTTCTGCAAATACTAAAATTAAGTATGTTGCAATCGGTGATTCTATAACAGCTGGTTTTGATGGTTCTTTACCTGAAGACTATAAAGGCAAGTTAGAAAAAGATGGATCTATATCAGGTCTTTCTTATGCTTCATATTTAGCTAGAATGTTAAATCAAAATCAAAGGATAGCTTCTTTTGATAATTTTGCTGTATCTGGTTCAAGGACGTTAGATTGAATTAAATTATTTGAGATCGAATATCCTAACACACCTTCTGATGAAACTATTGAAAGGATTTTTCCTAATCACCATTCATTAAAGGCTTATATCATTAAAAAATTACAAGAATCAAATTTAATTACATTTACACTAGGTGCAAATGACTTTTTTGGTTTGTTTTTTGAGACAATTAATGATAGCAAAGCATTAAACATTATTAATAAATTTTTAAGTAAAAAGCCTGTATTAAATGATGCTATAGTTTTTATTAATAAACTTTTCCAAGTTACCTTACCTGAAATTAAAAACAGACTTATTAAGTTCATTCAGTATTTAAAAGAAGTTGCACCACATTCAAACATCAATTTAATATCTTACCCAATGCCGATGCAAATGTTGTTTAATATTCTTAATGAATATATTTCAAAAGAATTATTTAATAATTCTATCGACATTAAGGCAGGTAACATTTTATCAGAAGTTATAAATGATAATTTAAAGCAAATTTCAGAAATTACTTCTATAAATTACATACAAGCTTATAATCCTAATTTTTGAACAAACAACGCAAAAGAAATTACTTCTATCTTTTTTGACATCCACCCAGGAACAAAAGGTTATAAAAAACTAGCAACAGACATATATTTAAAAATAACAAAAGAAAATTTAAATGAAAAATATTATAGTAAATATGATTTTAATAAGGAATACTTAAAATCAGATTCAAATACATCTGAGTATCAAATAGAAGTTACTAATTCAGACGAAGTAGTTATTGGTAAAAATTCTTTGGACTTCATGAATAAAGTTACTGATTACGAAAATCATATCAATTCAAAAAGAAGTCCTTATAATTTTGCAAAAAGAATTTCTGGTTTAACTAAAATTTTTGACCATTATGTACAAGAAGTTTTTGGGTTTTTAACTGATAATAATTTTTACAATTCAATAGATCCTCAAGGGATGTTAAAAAATATTTTATTAAAAAAATCTTCTCATGGAGGAACATTCTTTAGCGCAATAATAAGTAAGATTATTGCCTCAGAAAACCTAAATAATATTCTAGGTAATATTCAAAACCAAATTAATGCATTAATTGATCAAAATAATTTGAATTTAGAAACATTGAAAAAAGTTTTTGTCGCTAATATTATTAATCTTGATAATATTGCTTTGGTTATTAATACACTTGCGGAAAGTGAATTAATTAATAATGATAAAAACGAAATATCAAGCGCTCTTAAAAATGTAGTTTCTAATATAATAGCAAATTATAAAACTAATATTGTTTCATTAATTGCTTCACCTATTCTTGACAAACTAAAAGGCATTGAATTTAACAAAGAAGAATTTTCTAATCTATTAGAAGAAATTATATCCTCAAGCGATTTTAGACAACTAATTGATAAATTTATTGATATCTTTATTTTTAACTCAAATGATTTTAAGGATTTATCATCAATTACTGAGTTTATAAAAGCATTTTTCAAAAATGATCAAAATAATACAGAAATTGCAAAATTAATTAATGATAACCTTAAAAATATTATTCAAAACGAAAAGGTTCAAACTTTTGTTTCTAATTTAATTTTTAGTTACTTAGAAAGCAATCATTTATCTAAAGGAATTACAAGTGAACAAATCAATTTAGCTGTTGCAGATATTTTTAAATTAGCCCAAAACTTAAACGAAGAATTTAATATTATTAATTTATTTATAAAAAATACATTAAACGAATTATCAATACACGGACTAGGCAACATATCTAACGTTATACCTGGAGCAATATTAGGTTCATTGCAAGAATTATTTAGTTCTGATAATACAGAAAATAATATTGTTAAGTTAGTTAAGACGCTTGCAAATTCTGATCTAGCAGCACGCCACAATGGACTTTTAAAGCAACTTATTATAAATTTATTTGAAGATCAAAATATCTCTAAATTTTCTGCAGCTATAACTAGTGCCTTGTTAAGCAATAAAACAGTAGCTAAGTATGTTACTGAAAGTAACTTAAATAGCCTTGTTTCTAAGTTAATGTCATTTAGTGAGACTAAATCATTACTTACTAGTGCTATTGATTCAACAATAACAAATTACGAAGCTTTCAAGAACGTTACATCAACAAATGAAATTATTTTAAAAGTTTTGGGTAGCTTAGATTTTGATTCAATAAAAACAAATTCTATTTCTCTAGTTAATAATACAAGAAACTCTGATGAATTTAAAAATGTTGTAAAGGATATATTAATAAGATTTTTATCTAACTATATTCCTGAAATAAATGATACTCATCATCAATTTATTAGTGAATTAATTAATGATCTTAATACAATTGTTACTGAATTAAACATAGTTGAACCCTTAATAACAAAGTTTTTTGAATTTATAAATAATGCAAAGACATCAAGTAATTTTGTTAAATCTTTAGAAACATTAGGTTCAGAGCTTATAAAAGTTTTAAAAGAAAGATCCTTAACAAACCCAATTGAATTAATTAAAAGAATTCTAAAAAAAGAATATGTTCAAAACAATCCATCATACTTAGCTATCTTAACAAAAGTGCTATACAGCGAACTACACAATAGTGGTTTACTTGTTGATTTAATTAATAATGACCTTGCTAAAGTACTTGAATCTGAGCCGGTTATAAATTATGTTGATAAAGACGAAATAATTACATTTGTTTTAAGATTCTTAAATAATGGAGAAAGTTCAAAAATTATTGAAAAGTCAATACTGGCAGTCATCTCAAATCCTTTATTACTTGATAACATTAATAATCAAAAAGAATTGGTTAATTCACTTTTAATAAACACAAATATAAAAGACTTACTTAAAACAAATCTTAAAGAATTGTTTATTGATTTATTAGATGAAATATCTTTAAATAAGACCTTATCTAAATCATTAATAGAATTATCAAAAAATTCTGCATTTCCTGTAGAATCTAAATTTTCACCATTAATCGAAAAAGTTATACCAAGCTTATTATCAGTATTGGAAAAAACAAATAAATATAGTAATTTTGTATCTGCAATTTTTGATGCATTATCCAGCTCGAATAATATTGATCAAATAGCAGGGAATTTATTAAATAATTTATCAACAGCATTTGATATAAAGGATATTAATTTATATAAATGAATTCTTAATTCACCTTTATTTGTTGAACACAAAGAACTTTTAAAAGAATTTATTAAACTTTTTATTTCAAAATTAAAAGAAAATAACTTTTTAGATTTAATAAAAAACTCTATTCCTGATGAATTACCTCTAGGTATAACGAAAGCAGAATTGAATCAAACACTTAGCAGCCTTGCGCAGAATGAAAATTTACATAATATTTTAAATAGTTCTATTGATCACCTTTTTGTAAAGATTGATGAATTAAAAATAATTAAGACACCAGTTGAAGGACTTAAAATAATACTAGGTGATAATACATTTCTAAATTCTATTAAGAACGATTTAACACCTTTTATTAATACTATTAAAAATGACACAACAATTACAAAACTAGTAACATATTTTGTAAATTCAATTTTTAAAAACGAAAAATACTCATGGGTTTTAGATAATGTTAATGAAAAAGAAAAATTTATCCAAAATACCTATTTAGCAGTTTCAGGCGAAATTCAAAATTTAAATATTATCGAACACATATTTTCTGGTATAACTAAATTTATCAATTTAGAAAATAATAATGATTTAAATAAGTTAGCTGACTCAATTATTGATGAAATTTTAACAGAGTTTAATGAAACAAAATTAGAAACTAATATTGTTAGAATTATTAAGTCATTAAGTGCAGGATACTTTGAACAAAACAAAGATTCATTAATACAAGTAACTAAAAATATTTACAATCATTTTACAAGTTCTATTGAAAACTTAACAACTATTACAAATCCATTATTTCAAAAACACTCAAGCAAAATTGAAGAATTTATATCACTTAATGATTTAAATTCCTTCATTTTATCATTATTAAATGATGAAAGTTTGAAAGATTATATATTTTCAGAGATTAGTTCATTATTTAGTTCTAGCGGAAGATTTAGCGATGTAACTAACATTAGTGATATAGTTTTAAAAATTATTAAGGGATTGAACAAAGATTCGTTAAAGACATTCATCAAATCACTTATAAGCAAATTTAATGACGATAAATATAAAACATTAATTGCGACAATTTTAACTAATATCATAAAAACAAAATATACAGAAATTTATGATGAAAATGAAACACTTTCATTTATGAAAAATCTTATTTCTGATCTATTTGTAGCTGAACAAAAACTAATGATTAAAGATTCGTTTATCGATGGATTTGTGGATGCAATTACAAAAGATAGTAATTCTAGTTATAATGACTTGCTTCAATCAATAAAGCAATACATTAGTTCTTGATCAGGAAGCTTTACAAATAAATTAACAGAAAAATCATCAGAACTAATTAATTACTTATTTAATTCAAATATTTTCGCTCATAATAAAGCATATTTCTTTAGAATAATAAAATTTGCAGCTAAATATATAATTCAAAATTCTGACTTTTTATTAGACACTTTCAACAATTTCTTAATTCAAAACAATTTATTAGATTCATCAAACAAAATAACACAAAGTCAATTCGTTAAATTCAAAGAATTTATACTGGAAATCAATGATTTTGATTCTAACATTTCAATCATTGATAAAACTCTTTCATTAACAGATGAAGAAATAAGTAATATAAATTCACTAGACTCTTTAACAAATACTCTTGGCAATAAATTAATAAAAGCAATCAATTTTACTGATTATAAATTTGTGAAAGCTGTTTTAAGTTCGAGATTTGTAAAAGAAGAAAAAGAATTAATAAAAAATGTATTTATCAAGTTAATAGATAAATACCTTAAAGAAAATGAGCTTCGTAAATTAATTCCTGATAGTTTATTCAACGATATTTCTAGAGCGTTAAATGTTGAGTCTGCACAATTTAGAGACCTAGTTATAAATATATTTTCATCTACAAGCATGAATAATGTGCTTAAAAAAATGATTAATAAATTATTGGATAATACAGATACTTTAAAAATAAATTCAACATACAATGACCTAGTAAAATCAATTTTTAGTTTAGAAGGATTTAAAAGTGAGATTCAATCAGATTTTGTTCAAATTATTAAAGAACAACTAAGTCGAACTGATTTTAAAAATTGATTAAAAACTTTAATTTTAAACTTTTTAAATAATGAATCATTAGCGCCATATTTTAATGGTGTAAATAACAAAGATACATTGGCAGAAAATATAATATCTATTTATGATATTTTAGACAAACGTCTTGAATTAAGTAATGTGTTATTTGATACTTTATTTGAAGCATTAAAAACTAATGGATATAAGTTAAATATTTCTTCTATTATTCAATCACTTTTTAGTGCTGTTAAATTAAAAATAACAAGCACTAATAATTCTGAAGAGTTAGTTATTAATCTTATTAAAGATATTGCGAAGTCAAATCTATTTTCTTCTGATCAAAATGACTTAGTAATTATATTTAATAATATTATTGAAAACTTGGGCAATTCCGACGTTATTAACAACATTATCGATAATATTCCTGAAAATATCAAAAATAAAATTTTAGAATTTTTCCCATTAGAAGATTTAAAAACATTAGCAAATTTCATTTTACGTAACAGTAACTTTAAATCAATAGTTGAGAACGCCTTAAGAACATTATTTTCAAGAATTAATGAATTAAATTCAATTAGTTCATATACAGATTTATTTAAAAAATTATTTGAAATAATTAATATCGAGACACTAGAAACAAGTATCAAGGGATTGATTCATGACTTATTGAATACAGAAGAAATTCATTCATCATTGCATAGAGTACTAAAACAAACATTAAGGTCACTTGGTGTAAATGTTGATCAAACCGAAATGGATGGGTTTATTTTGTTAATCGCTCAAAACTCTAATGAAATAGTTAATAAAATAAATATAATAGATCCGATAATAACAAAGTTTTTTGAAAAACTTAAACTTGCAAAAACAAGAAATTCATTTGAAGAAATGTCAACAGACTTTGCAAGCATTGTTCCAGAAGTTTCAAGCATTATACAAACTACAGTAACTTCAAATCCTAAAGAATTTATAGATAAGATATTAAGCATTGATTTTATAAGGCAGAATAAGAACACTTTTAATTCATTAATTTCGCAGTTAATAATCGGTTTAAAAAACAAAGGTACTTTATTGCAAGTTATTTCAATTGAAATAGACAAAATAAATCCGTCTTCACCATTCTTACAAATTTTAGATAAGGAAAGTATCAAGCTTTTTATTAATATTATTTTAGAATCAGATAATTTAAATTCTTTAATAAATTCAGTTACTCCTGAGTTGCTTGCTAACACTGAGTGATTAAACTTCTTGAATAATCCTTTTGAATTGTTTAAAAAACTATTATCAAACAACAAAATAAGAGATGCGTTTAAAGTGTTTTTAGAAAATGCATCATTAAATATACCTAGAAACAACAAGACAACTCAACTGGTTTTAAATTTAATTGATAACATATCTAGAAAATATGGAGTGAATTTAAACGGAATTAATAAAACAAATTTAGTAAACGGATTTTTAACTAATACAATTCCATTTATACGAGATTTAGGATTATGACCTAATATTTTGGATAATACAATCAATTTCATTCTTAATTCAAACAATTTTAATGAAGTATCTACTAAAATAAGTTCATACTTAAATAATTCAATCAGATATAATGAATTTGATTTATACAAAAAATTCTTTATCCACTTTGAATTCATCAAAAACGATAAAGAGGGATTTGTTAATATTGTTGAAAGAATATATAACAAACTAATTGATAACGGTACATTAAGATCATTTTTCACAACAGAAATTTCTAAATTAGCATTTGCTAATAAGTATTCAATATCAAACGAGGAATTAAATCAATTGTTTGATTCTATATTTAAAGATCCAACTTTTGTCAATAGAGCAAAAAATATGCTTTCAATTCTTGTTGATAATTGAAATATTTTTAAGGAATCAAATAGTTTTAAAGACTTGATTAAGAGAATTTCGAATATTCCAGCAATCGAAACACAAGGTAAAGAACTTATATCATATATTCTAAATAAGTTACTTGATCATCCTTCCTTAAAATCGATTTTATCTAGAATAATTGTTAGAGAAATAAATTCTAGTTCTTATAGCAAGATCTTTAAAGGGATATCTAATCCAGAAACAATGATTAGCAATTTATTACCGATTTTCAAGATTATAGATAAACATTTATTAATTTCTTCTAATTTAGTTAATGACATATATGCTAAAGTCAAAATTGACTACGAAACTATCTCATTAAACACAATTATTGAAAGTTTAAGCAACAGCGCAAAGACCTTCTTTAATAACGAGAATTTTGACGCTTCATTTACTGCAATGTTTAAAGAAATTATTAATCATAATGAAGTGCAAAATAGAAAAAATGATGTTATACAAATAATTGGCAATATATCTGAAACCGTATTTGATCAAATTGATTTTGGAAACTTAATTTGGTCAAGTTTGCCTGAAAGCGCAAAAACATTTACTGTAAATAATTTAATTTCACAACAACAGTTTACACGTATTTTTAATGATATTTTAGAATCATCAAGCATAAGAGAATTGGTTAATGATATTGCTACATATGTTCTGTCAAATAAAGATCAATTCGCTAATACTAATTCTATTTTGGATATAGTTAAAGTATATATATCAGTAGAATCGAATCAAAATAATTTTAAAACAAGAGTGCTAACAATAATAAAAAACGGATTCAAAAAACAAGGAACAGTTGAAGCTGTTCGTTCAATTCTAGAAAAAGCATTTACGTTTTTAGGTATAAATAATAATGAATATGCGGATGATATAATAAATAAATTGAGCAATGGTTTTGCAGAGTTTTTAGAAAGACAACAGATTTTTGAAAAAGCTTTAACTGGTGTTATAAATCAATTAAAAACAACCAACAATTTTAGAGATATTCCCACAGAAGTTGTTAACGGTTTACTTAACGAAGTTAAACCAAGTGACTTCAATACAATTAAAAGGATTTTTAACGATCCTTTAGTTCAACAAAATAAAACTGCTATGTTATCTCTTGTTTTAGAAGCAATCGGAAACTTCTTGGACAACGAACAAAAAATAAGGGACATAATTAGTAATTTAGGATTAGCAAGTGTATTAGTTTCTTCTAATACTAATATAGATAGAAGTTTAATCAATGACATGTTGGTATTAGCTGTTAAAAACCCTGATTTAAGAGATGCATTAAAAATTTCTCTTAGTGATTTCATAGAAAGAGCTAGCGTTTATAATAAAAATGAGAGCTGATTAGCTGCATTAAATACTTTAATGAAAACGCCTAGATCAGGAGAGTTAAAGGCTAAATTTACAAATTGAGTAAAAAGCATTTTAACAAATCCTGATAATAGATTAACTCAAGGTGTTGCACAAGTTTTAATTTCTAAATTTAGAGATGCTGGTATTATGCTTGAATTTACATCTGATGCAAGTATGATGAATAGTATTGTTGCCCAATTTTTCAGAGCTCTATCAGAAAGAAGGGAATTATCAACAATCATTGATAAGATTTATGAAAATGTAAAATCAATTGATTTTGAACGTATCGGAAAAGAAAATATAAAATTAGTAAAAAATGCTATTACAAATGGTGCCTTCAGCATTATTTTAACTGATGATCAAAGAAATATATCTTTCCATAAACTTTTATCACAGTTTGACTTCTTGCAATATCTTATTGACAGAATCGGTGATAATAACTATGTGAGATTAATACATAGGATGTTTGAAACAAGTGATCGCCAACGTATGACAGGTGTTTACGCATTTATCAAAAACCAACTTATCGGAGGCGGCGGTGGCGGTTCAAACCAATCAGGCGGTGGCGCTCAATCACCTGAAGATGCTCCATATGGATTCAGTTTTGATGAAAGCATTTTCACAGTAGTAGAAAGAACTAAAAAGCTTATTTCAGTATTGTTTAGACCAGTATTTAGAGATATGTTCCTTACAGCATCAACTGGTAATTACAACTTTAGCAACCCTCAAGCTAACATGCATTATAAAGTCTTATACAGAATGGCAGCATTAATGCTTTGATTTATTCATGACAAAGCAGTTAGCGGATTTGCATTTTGAAATGGAACTTCACTCGATGTTGAAAGCGTTTTCGTTTCAGCGTTAGATGATGCTTTCTTGACAGCAAAAGGATGATACCCTAATCAATTTAATAGATTGAATTCATCTCAAAGACAAGCTGTAGGTGCTACATATAGCGGAAGCTACAATTGAGATTTTATAGTAGGAAATAGAAGCATAAATACAAGATTAAGTAATTATTGATCAGATCAATTATTTGCTTATGTATATTACAGAAATGGTAATAGAGATCGTTATTCTGGAAAATCTATGACCGACGCACTTCTAGATTCATTGCGTGATGGTTGATTAAGAAGACACAGATAG